In the Flavisolibacter tropicus genome, one interval contains:
- a CDS encoding SGNH/GDSL hydrolase family protein, translated as MEKKLTYLALGDSYTIGEAVLIQQSFPYQVVQNLREKGHSFSAAEIIAKTGWTTDELWNGIAGYQFLPKYDFVTLLIGVNNQYRGRAIIEYTSEFEKLLGKVILLADNKKEHVFVISIPDYGVTPFAKEKDPEKISKEIDIFNTANRALAIQYKVHYIEITEGSRDAAQDPSLVAEDGLHPSEKEYKKWATKVAAAIEKQLK; from the coding sequence ATGGAAAAGAAACTAACATATCTGGCATTAGGCGATTCATATACGATAGGTGAAGCCGTTTTGATACAGCAGAGCTTTCCTTACCAGGTAGTACAAAACCTGAGAGAGAAAGGGCACTCTTTTTCTGCTGCTGAGATCATCGCCAAAACGGGCTGGACAACGGATGAGTTATGGAATGGCATTGCGGGCTACCAATTCCTACCAAAATACGATTTTGTAACGTTACTAATTGGTGTTAATAATCAATACCGAGGAAGAGCTATAATAGAATATACATCTGAGTTTGAAAAGTTATTAGGAAAGGTAATATTACTAGCTGATAATAAAAAAGAGCATGTTTTTGTAATTTCTATACCGGATTATGGGGTAACGCCCTTTGCAAAAGAGAAAGACCCTGAAAAGATCTCTAAAGAAATAGACATTTTCAATACGGCCAACCGGGCATTGGCAATACAATATAAAGTACACTATATTGAAATAACAGAAGGCTCAAGAGATGCCGCCCAAGACCCTTCGTTAGTGGCTGAAGATGGTTTGCACCCATCTGAAAAAGAATATAAAAAATGGGCAACCAAAGTAGCAGCTGCTATTGAGAAACAGTTAAAATAA
- the topA gene encoding type I DNA topoisomerase has product MAKNLLIVESPAKAKTIEKILGSDFEVKSCYGHIRDLEKDDMGIDIQNGYRPKYIVPDEKQRVVSELKQLARKSGEVWLATDEDREGEAISWHLCEVLGLDPKTTKRIVFHEITKPAIQKAVKQPRTVNMDLVNAQQARRVLDRIVGFELSPVLWRKVSMKNNLSAGRVQSVAVRIIAEREREINAFVTQSSFKIEAIFTATDSAGKSISFKAEGSKFNNAADAETFLQQCIGANYAVKDIQVKPAKRTPAAPFTTSTLQQEASRKLGYSVSRTMLVAQKLYEHGHITYMRTDSVNLSETAMEDIRNTIKSSFGDKYYQSRKYKNKNESAQEAHEAIRPTYMQHTTVSDPDAKRLYELIWKRTMASQMSDAELEKTIAKINVSTNNAELSAEGEVLKFDGFIKVYREDVDDEDGETSGQESMLPPLAKGQQLPLKEMKAIERYTRPLPRYTEASLVKKLEELGIGRPSTYAPTISTIQKRGYVEKRDKEGVQRNYQVLTLSGDKISKKTETENTGAEKGKLFPTDLGLVVTDFLKQYFDDIMDYGFTARIEGEFDDVAQGKMRWNKMIDDFYNPFKDDVQKTIETAERVKGEREVGYDPQSGKPVIARMGRYGPMVQIGTTEDEEKPRFARLKQNQSIETINLDEALDLFRLPLTLGEYNGLEVAVNAGRFGPYVKYGEDFISLPKGVEPLEVDMEQAIELINQKQIADAPIGHYEGKPVTKGKGRFGPFIKWNELFINVPKAYNFDALTQHDINELIEKKVEKEANRFIQQWPSEKISIENGRWGPFIRFGKKMLKLGRKANNEKYTEDEVKSLPLEDVKKMIEEQVPGAFAKKTAAKKTAAKKAAPKKAAAKKSSKK; this is encoded by the coding sequence ATGGCGAAGAATTTGTTGATTGTTGAGTCGCCTGCAAAGGCAAAAACCATAGAAAAGATCCTGGGGAGCGATTTTGAGGTAAAGAGTTGCTATGGCCATATTCGTGACCTCGAGAAGGATGACATGGGTATTGATATTCAAAACGGTTACCGTCCAAAATATATAGTACCCGATGAGAAACAGCGGGTTGTAAGCGAACTGAAACAACTGGCCAGAAAAAGTGGCGAAGTGTGGTTGGCAACGGATGAGGACCGTGAAGGAGAAGCTATTAGCTGGCATTTATGTGAAGTATTGGGCCTTGATCCTAAAACGACCAAGCGCATTGTTTTCCACGAGATCACTAAGCCTGCCATTCAAAAAGCCGTTAAGCAGCCTCGCACTGTAAATATGGACCTGGTAAATGCGCAACAGGCACGTCGTGTACTGGATCGCATTGTAGGTTTTGAGTTAAGTCCTGTGTTATGGCGTAAGGTAAGCATGAAGAACAACCTGAGTGCCGGACGTGTACAGAGTGTAGCGGTGCGCATTATTGCTGAAAGAGAGCGTGAGATCAATGCTTTTGTTACACAAAGCAGCTTTAAGATAGAGGCAATTTTTACGGCAACAGATTCAGCTGGAAAATCTATTTCGTTTAAAGCAGAAGGTTCTAAGTTTAATAATGCTGCAGATGCTGAAACCTTCTTACAACAATGTATAGGTGCTAACTATGCGGTAAAAGACATTCAGGTAAAGCCTGCTAAACGTACTCCAGCAGCCCCCTTTACTACTTCTACCCTACAGCAGGAGGCTAGCCGTAAGTTGGGCTATAGTGTAAGCCGTACGATGCTGGTAGCACAGAAGCTATATGAGCATGGGCATATCACCTATATGCGTACTGATAGTGTCAACCTGAGCGAAACAGCGATGGAGGACATTCGGAACACGATCAAATCCAGCTTTGGTGATAAATATTATCAGTCTAGAAAGTATAAGAATAAAAATGAGTCGGCGCAAGAGGCACACGAAGCCATTCGCCCGACTTATATGCAACATACAACCGTAAGCGACCCGGATGCTAAACGTTTATATGAACTGATCTGGAAGCGTACCATGGCTAGTCAAATGTCTGATGCAGAATTGGAGAAGACAATTGCTAAGATCAATGTGTCTACCAACAATGCGGAATTAAGTGCTGAAGGAGAAGTGCTAAAATTTGATGGTTTTATAAAGGTATATCGCGAAGATGTAGACGATGAGGATGGCGAAACTTCAGGTCAGGAATCAATGCTGCCACCACTTGCCAAAGGACAGCAGCTGCCCTTAAAGGAAATGAAAGCCATTGAGCGCTATACGCGTCCATTGCCTCGCTATACGGAAGCTTCCCTTGTAAAAAAACTAGAGGAACTGGGAATTGGACGTCCATCTACTTATGCGCCTACTATTTCAACCATCCAAAAAAGAGGTTATGTAGAAAAGCGTGACAAAGAAGGTGTACAACGGAATTATCAGGTATTGACCCTTAGTGGCGATAAGATCTCTAAAAAGACCGAAACTGAAAATACAGGTGCTGAAAAAGGTAAGCTCTTCCCTACTGACTTAGGTTTGGTAGTAACAGATTTCCTGAAACAGTACTTTGATGATATTATGGATTATGGCTTTACAGCGCGTATTGAAGGTGAGTTTGATGATGTGGCCCAAGGTAAAATGCGCTGGAATAAAATGATCGATGATTTCTACAATCCCTTTAAGGATGATGTACAGAAAACGATTGAGACTGCCGAGCGCGTTAAAGGTGAGCGTGAAGTTGGATACGATCCGCAAAGCGGTAAGCCGGTGATTGCCCGTATGGGACGTTATGGTCCAATGGTTCAAATTGGGACAACTGAAGATGAAGAGAAGCCTCGTTTTGCCCGCTTAAAGCAAAATCAAAGTATTGAAACCATCAACTTAGATGAGGCATTGGATCTGTTTAGGTTGCCGTTAACACTTGGTGAATATAATGGCCTTGAAGTGGCAGTGAACGCAGGCCGATTTGGTCCCTATGTAAAATATGGTGAAGACTTTATTTCCTTACCTAAGGGTGTAGAGCCATTGGAAGTAGACATGGAACAGGCGATTGAATTGATCAATCAAAAGCAAATAGCTGATGCTCCGATAGGCCACTACGAAGGTAAGCCCGTAACCAAAGGGAAAGGCCGGTTTGGACCTTTTATTAAGTGGAATGAACTATTTATTAATGTTCCAAAGGCTTACAATTTTGACGCTCTGACGCAGCATGATATTAATGAGCTAATTGAGAAAAAAGTTGAAAAAGAAGCTAACCGCTTTATTCAACAGTGGCCGTCGGAAAAGATCTCCATAGAAAACGGCCGTTGGGGTCCCTTTATCCGTTTTGGCAAGAAAATGTTGAAGCTGGGAAGAAAAGCAAATAATGAGAAATATACGGAAGATGAAGTAAAGAGCTTGCCGTTAGAAGACGTTAAAAAAATGATTGAAGAGCAAGTACCTGGAGCGTTTGCTAAAAAAACAGCTGCCAAGAAAACTGCAGCAAAAAAAGCAGCTCCTAAAAAGGCAGCTGCCAAGAAGTCCTCTAAGAAATAA